From the Syntrophorhabdaceae bacterium genome, one window contains:
- a CDS encoding FtsX-like permease family protein, with protein MFLLKLLIRNVLRHKLRTSLTVLSVAIAILAYGLLQTVIDAWYQGVRVSSSTRLITRNAGSLIMPLPMSYKEKIRQIDGVKNVTYGVFFGGIYIDEKNFFANFAGEAKAFLEIYPEYILTPKEKDNFFRDKRSAIVGEKLARQFGWKLGDKIILKGSIYPGQWEFVIKGIYRGRDKNVDETQFFFHWDYVNEHLRKIQSSRADHVGFYIIEIGFPELAPIVSERIDSMFQNSIAETLTETEKAFQLGFISMSDSIIMALQIVSYIVIIIILAVVANTINMTTRERTGEYAVFKTLGFKGFKISSLIVGESIIITTIGCMLGTILIFPASEIFKQKVGTIIPVFNISCSTIIEGFALSVIVGILASIIPIYRGIKTPIVEGLRKII; from the coding sequence ATGTTCTTATTGAAGCTGCTTATAAGGAATGTATTAAGACATAAACTCAGGACATCTCTTACTGTCTTGAGTGTTGCCATAGCCATACTTGCATATGGTCTTCTACAAACCGTAATAGATGCATGGTATCAAGGTGTAAGGGTGTCATCCTCTACAAGACTGATAACAAGAAACGCCGGATCACTTATCATGCCACTACCCATGTCATATAAGGAAAAGATAAGACAGATAGATGGTGTAAAGAATGTTACCTACGGGGTCTTTTTCGGTGGTATATACATAGATGAAAAGAACTTTTTTGCCAATTTTGCAGGTGAGGCTAAGGCCTTCTTGGAGATATACCCTGAGTATATCCTAACACCTAAAGAAAAGGATAATTTTTTTAGAGATAAAAGGTCTGCTATTGTAGGCGAAAAACTGGCAAGACAGTTTGGCTGGAAGTTGGGGGATAAAATCATCCTCAAAGGGAGTATATATCCAGGGCAATGGGAGTTTGTCATAAAAGGTATATACAGGGGCAGGGATAAAAATGTGGATGAGACTCAGTTTTTCTTTCACTGGGATTACGTGAACGAACACCTAAGAAAGATACAATCATCGAGGGCAGACCATGTGGGATTCTATATCATTGAGATAGGTTTTCCTGAGCTTGCACCTATTGTGTCAGAGAGAATAGACAGTATGTTTCAAAATTCCATAGCAGAGACCCTCACAGAGACAGAAAAGGCATTTCAGCTTGGCTTCATTTCCATGTCAGATTCTATTATCATGGCGCTCCAGATAGTCTCATATATAGTCATAATCATAATACTTGCTGTAGTGGCAAATACTATCAATATGACAACCCGTGAAAGAACAGGGGAATACGCAGTATTTAAGACTTTGGGATTCAAGGGATTCAAGATCAGCAGCCTTATAGTGGGAGAATCCATCATAATCACCACCATAGGTTGTATGCTTGGGACCATACTTATCTTTCCTGCCTCGGAGATTTTTAAACAAAAGGTAGGGACCATTATCCCTGTTTTTAATATATCGTGTTCAACCATTATCGAGGGCTTTGCTTTATCTGTTATTGTAGGGATCCTGGCTTCTATAATTCCCATTTACAGGGGAATAAAAACACCCATTGTAGAAGGCTTAAGGAAAATAATATAA